The sequence ACAATGTGGTTATGACCTTACACAACTAGTACAGTACTATGATAGTGAGTAATACATTTTTCTGGCAGAGTTCTGAGAGTGGGTTATCAATGtatgacaaaaataatggaATATTCAAGAGCTGTAATCTtgaattcaaatgtaatgcattagAATAGCAAAGTGGCATCTTATGTCATCTTGGGAATTGTGTGGTTAAGGAAACAAAATGAGTCAATGATTAAAGTCTTATTATCAAGGAGCAGGCTAAAACAAAGATGCAACCAGAATTTTGCCACTTACATCTTTTTGTCCTCAACTGATTTAGTATAAAATGGCCAAAGGTGTGGTTgctcactgaaaataaattagtttgaaaatattattgCACAAATTTGTCTAAAATGTGAGATGCTTGCATACTAAAAGCGCCATAGTTTCCAAAGAAGAAATGTGGTAGTGAAGGTTTTTGGTACAATCTATAACATTTTTTATCTACAGGAGGGGAGCAGCCACTTCCTGTATACAATCCACTGTATACAATCCTGCATACAAGTACAAGGACATTATTATGCACATTTAGTGGTCATGTCATTTATTCCCATTggttgtttgctttttgtgtggTGCAAGAAGACAACTCTAGGCTTGTAGTATTTCAGCTAAGCAAGCTGAAATTTCCATCTAATAACCCAGTTAGGCATATGCTACAAATGTTGAAATTCCATCCCTGCAATAATCATTTGAGAATCTGAGCCACAGTATTTCAGAGATGTATATTTATATCTGAAAGTAAGGGAAGTATTACCAATAACAATAAACATGTGGTGAACATTATCTGAAAATATTGCTGAAGTCAGTTATAATTTAAAGGCAACAAGAGCTAAACATGGGGTGGGGCTATATCCTAAGATAAGTCCTCCTTGTTCTGTATATTAACAGGCTGTTGTTAAACTGACACAATCTGAAGGATGTGTCCTCTTTCTGCCTCCTGATATTTTCCAAGAACATCTTCCATCCACCTCTGCCAATACAGGAATGATTTTAGATACAGAAGCTTTACCTTTTGAATAGAAATTAGCTTTTTTTCTAATCTTCTCTGCATGACAAGCAAGCAAGATGCAATTGTAAGTAAAGGAGAGCAAGTGCATTTTAAAGTTTATGAGACAATTTATAACAATTTTCTGTCTAAGAGTGAATGATTTGTCACGGTATAAATTTTTTACACATAATTTAACTGATCTTTCTAACAACAAAAATTAATGGTAGTCTTTCTTTATGTTCAAAAAATGGCTGCAGGGTTGTAATAAGATAAACTGATTCCAGAATGTAATGCTAACAGTGTGGAGTTTCAATTTCATTCTACTACATTATACTATTAAagcttctgaaaatgaattaaatgcatGCTTCAATCCCACAGTTCGGGCTACTAATTCAAAACTGAAGACCATGGATAACTCATCAAAGATCACTTTCTTCATTTTGACTGTGTATGAGGATGTAGGTAAcattaagtatttttatttcagcattttgcttgttttgaaattttcaaTTTATATGACAAACTCATTGCTTATTGTAGTAATCTTTACAAACCAGCGTCTGCATGAACcaatgtatgtgtttctgtgtaatttatttgtgaatgaattGTATGGAAGCACTGCATTACTTCCCGCACTGTTACTTAATCTTTTGTCAGATACTCAtgaagtctccagtgcttgcTGTTTTTTGCAGATATTTTGCTTGTACACATATGCATCTGTAGAATTTTGTAATTTAGCTGCTATGGCTTATGACAGGTATTTGTCCATCTGTTATCCACTACATTACAGAAATATAATGACTGCTTGCAAAGTTTACACATTAATTGTGTTCATCTGGGTTTATTCGTTTGTCAAATTTTCAATTACTCTGTCATTAAATTTACAGTTGCCGTTGTGTGGAAATACCATACACAAAGTGGGTTGTGACAACTTTTCTTTGATCAGACTTGCCTGTACAGACACTACTCTGAACAATATTTATGGGCTTTGCAGCACAGTTGTGACCATCGCTGTCCCATTGACTcctattttatattcatatgcAAAAATTATCAGAATCTGTTATAATTCTTCCAAAGAAGCTCAGAGGAAAGCTTTAAACACCTGTACTCCCCACTTAATATCACTTATGAACTTTTCAATCGGCAGTTTCTTTGAAGTTGTCCAAAACCGATTTGATTTGACTTATGTTCCCTCAGTCATACGCATAACATTATCAGTATACTTTTTGCTATGTCCTCCACTGTTTAATCCAATAATGTATGGAATAAAGATAACAAAAATAAGGCAAGCTGTTCAAAAATGGTTCTCTGCTAAAAGCATTGTTCCACAGCTagaatacagtaaataaaaaaatttctGTTTTAGGCTTCTAGGCCATTGGTTATTACTGTTTAGTAGAATTTTGATTATTGTTACCATTGTTAATGGTCTTAATATTGCATGATGTCATAGCCATGTTATTGCTGTGTTGAATACATTTCATAGGCCTGTGCACACTGAAAATCcaaataatgaaacatgttCGTATGCCTGTTGGGCAGGGCACAGTACCTTTAGAAAGCTGACATTTATTCCAGAACAGTCAGAAATGTCTCAGGCCACTTAGATTGCTCTCTAGTGGTCTGAACCACCAACCAGCTGGTCCACACCACTAGCTTAACTAGTCTAGACTATagatgacaaaatgtaataGACCCTTCTCTTTCAGTGTTCAGCTGCTTCAGCCAGTTATGAAGGTACACAAGTACCTTCATAATATTCCTTGTCATTCAATTTTAAATTGCTTGGTTCTTATAAAGACTTCACCAATTCATTCAAATGTCATAGTTCATATGgttgttatattattataaactaaaaaatttctgttattttcactgtgttcattattattgttgttgttaataataatacttaatttttattaaactAGTTAACAGATTTAACTTTTACCATTTTGTAGAGAGAGATTTAAAAGGCTCATCTTGGTTGTTGACCTGCATTAAGTGCTTGAAAATATGTGCTCAGCTTTCAAAATTGAAGCTGTAAGTGTTTTGTGGCAGGGTTCTGCAGTAATAATAAATGGTTGTAATGGAACTTCTTGAGAATATCTGTCAGCCACCTTGCTCTCAGAAGGGAGGCGGTGttttccaaagtaaaaaaaaaaaaaaaaactgttctgctgtgtgtgcaagtgAGTACCTCTCGTTGTTTAGAGACACATGCCTGCACAAGTTAggattgaaaacaaaaaactgaaatctatgAAGTGAAATCCACAGAAAAAATGCTCACTGGTCTTAACTTGGAATATGCTCCTTAATCAATACAATGATCTCCTCAAGTAAGTTTACTTTTTGTGAAAGGCTGTTAGTGtggaacaaaaagaaaaagtagaTGCCTGACCTGTGCAATACCCTAATGAGAACAGGGTTCAGTGCTACACAATTATGCActaaaatggatgaatgaagGAAATATTAGAAGTAACATTAAGAGTATTGGGAACATAGACTAAAACCATTGTTAAACCAGTAGGGAATGCCTATTTTACCCCAGTCGACTGCTTTACTGGAAAAAGTAAAGCAGTCGACTGGGATGCTGGAAAAAGAGGTCAAGATTTATCatctggagagagaaagagaagtgaaAATCAGATGGGTGGGCGGGGCTTTACTGCAAACGACATCATTCTTGGTTATTCTGCATATTAAGAAGGCCTGTTGTTAAATAATCACCATCTGAAGTActtgtctcatttttttctgctcaatATTGCTAAAGGACTATTTCTTGACTACCTCTGCTGATTCCTATGCTTTAGcttttcaaaatacttttgtcACTTTCCTACTCTGACTTGACTTTTTCAGCTCTCTGAGCCATAAATGGATGTTCAAGTAAATGAACGTGTAGGGAGCAAGTTTATAAAATTGCCATTGTTTAAGAATGAAGAACTTGCCTTATTCAGttattatcaatattttttctAACCTGAGCAACAATCACTGTTCTATCGCTGATATTTTTCAACTCGTTAATTCATGTAATCAAGATCATTTGGAACATAAGTGTAGTTACATTCTGTCATGCATGTGTTCAGTCCATAGGtactttaaaactgaaaaaaaaaacaactaaaaaactGAAGTGACAAGTGATATTCCTGACAAGCCAGATGCAGAACTGAAAAGCCTGCACCATATTTGTATAGTTCACATACttgtaatggaaaatatgtactAAATTACAGGAATACAAGAACTGTTTTTCCTTTGGAAAGAAGAAACTACACGATAATGTTCTTCGTTGGGCTTGACTCACGTGGTAAAACTAACCTTTGGTCCCTAATATATAtgatatgtattattattattagtagtagtagtagcagtagtagtcaTACTTATAGTCATAAAGTAGTAGTGTTTTAATACttaatgcagtgttttaatagttttaatAGTAGTCCTGCAGTAATTAATTGGTAAACATAAAGGGCTGAGGGAAAGTAATTAATTCCAAAATATGATTGTTAAAATTTTAGTTTCTATTTTACTCtattaaattatgttattaCAGTTTCTAAAAATGAATCAACAACTTGCTTCAATCCCACAGTGCAGACACCTAATTCAAATCTGAAGACCATGGATAACTCGTCTGAGATCACTTTCTTCATTTTGGCTGCATATGAGGATGTAGGAAACTGGAAATATTTCTATTtcagcattttgctttttttgaatGTCACAATTATTCTGGCAAATGTATTGCTTATTGTAGTAATCTCTGTGGACCGGAGTCTGCATGAACcaatgtatgtgtttctgtgtaatttatttgtgaatgaattGTATGGAAGCACTGCATTACTTCCCGCACTGTTACTTAATCTTTTGTCAGATACTCAtgaagtctccagtgcttgctgttttttgcagatgttttgtgtgtacacatatgcaTCTGTAGAGATGTGTAATTTAGCTGCTATGGCTTATGACAGGTATTTGTCCATCTGTTATCCACTACATTACAGTGATATAATGACTTCTTGTAAAATGCACTCAATAATTGTGTTCATTTGGGTTTATTCATTTGCCAAACTTTCAGTTACTCTGGTGTTAACTTTGCAGCTACCGCTGTGTGGAAATATTATACACAAAGTGGGTTGTGACAACTTTTCTTTGATCAGACTTGCCTGTACAGACACTACTCTGAACAATATTTTTGGACTTTGCAGCACAGTAGTGATCATCGCTGTcccattgatttttattttatattcttatGCAAAAATTGTCAGGATCTGTTATAATTCTTCCAAAGAAGCTCAAAAGAAAGCTTTAAACACCTGTACTCCCCACTTAATATCACTCATGAACTTCTCAGTTTGCAGTTTCTTTGAAATTGTCCAAAACCGATTTGATATGACTTATGTCCCCTCAGTCATTCGTATAACATTGTCAGTGTACTTTTTGTTATGTCCTCCACTGTTTAATCCAATTATGTATGGAATAAAGATAACAAAGATAAAGCAAGCTGTTAAAAAGCGGTTGTTTCCTAAAAGCATTTTTCCACAGTTGgaatacagtaaataaacaaaatttctgtttttagacTTCCATACCCtttgttattgttctttttagtctgattgttgttgttgttgttaatggttataataacattatttgttttcctcttttttttttttttttttgcgagaCTACATGACTGTATTGACAGATTTGGGGCATATTGTTAATTCTTTATTACAAACAGAGTGAGTGGCTTGGCAGAACCCAAGAGATGAACAATAAATCCATGTCACCCTCGACCGTGCACGTATTTGAGTGCCTAGACATTCTAGCGCACTTATTATGATTGCAGTGTACCAAGCACATGGGTCTATCTCTCacctgaaaatgtgtttctagCCAAGTAAAACTtacaacttaaaataaaaaatccataATTGATGACATTAGAACAAAGTATTAATTTATGTGACCATTTTTTCATACAATAATAAGAcatattcaacattttaagggagaaaaattgtttttattggaaaagaaaattgaatgaaaaaacagaacacagaagaaTCAAGCTTGGCTAAGTAGTCACCCTCcttaattattttcaatatttgcGGCTTTCATATTTACCCACCATTCCATGCAAAACCACTCTGGACTTTGACACAATCAATCTGGGacattcacttttttgttttaaagccaTTCTAGGGTTGCTTGGCTCTGTGTTTGGGGGTCATTGTTCTGTTGAAAGATGAATCTCCATTCCAGTTTCAGGTCTTTTGCAGACTGTTCTAGGTTTTGCTTAAGgacctctctgtatttttctccaTCAATTCTTCCTTTGATTCTAGTAAGCCTACCGGGCCCTGCCAATGAAAAGCAACcccacaacattacattacattatatcatttagcagatgctttcagccagagtgacttccaaggtagcagagcgcagcaCTCTTATTGGCCTGTAGGCTTGTAGGCCAACGTAATGCTAACACCGGCATGCTTTACCGTTGGGACAGTGCGGTCAGAGTAATAAGCAGTGCCCTTCACTCTCCAGACATAGCTTTTAGGATTAAGGCCACAGAACTGACTTTTTTAATCAGATCACAAATATTTTCTTCCACATTGTCTGAGAGGCTTCCATGTGCCTTTTTGCAAACTCCAAATAAGacttaatgacatttttaaaagtatggcTTCTTCTTTGCCACCCTACCATACAACACAAATTTGTGGAGTATGTGAGCAAGTGTTTTCCTATTCACGCTTTCTTCCACCTTAGTCAGTAAACATTTTAGGCCTTGCAGTGTTATCCGCGGCCTCTTGGTTGCTGCTCTGACCAATGCCCTTCTTCCCTGGCTGCTCAGTTTTAAGGGACAACCCGAATGATGAAGATTCTGGGTAGTTTTGTGTTCCTTTCACCCCTTGATAATCgatttcacagtgctttgtAGGATACTCAAAGCTTTGGAAATCTTTCTGTATCCCACACCTGACTTGTGTCTGTCCACAACTCTTTCCTTGAGTTGTTGGGAAACCATCTTTGACTACATAGTTCCTTGTATGGAAGGCCTAATGGTGGaacctcacacagacaggtatATTTAACCTTACAAAGACAAGTGTGCTCAATTCAAAGTGTTGACCGAGTTACACACAGGTGAATACCATCCAACAAAAATGTGAATTCTGACAGCCACTGGCTGAGCCAGAGCTTTTTTAGGGGAATTATTGCTAAGGGGCTGAATACTTTTCCAATGAAAAATTTTAGGAGTTTTTAGTTAAAATTTTAGCCTCAATTTTTTAGCACTTTGAAAGAGTAGAGCAGATTCTGTAgatcagaattaaaaaaaaaaacataatacattGATCAAGGTTTTAGTAAATGGTTGTAATGGAACTCCTTGAGAATATCTGTCAGCCACCTTGCTCTCAGAAGGGAGGCGGTGttttccaaagtaaaaaaaaaaaaaaaactgttctgctGCGTGTGCAAGTGAGTACCTCCCGTTGTTTAGAGACACATGCCTGCACAAGTTaggactgaaaacaaaaaactgaaatctatgAAGTGAAATCCACAGAAAAAATGCTCACTGGTCTTAACTTGGAATATGCTCCGTAATCAATACAATGATCTCCTCAagtaagtttattttttgtgaaaggCTGTTAGTGtggaacaaaaagaaaaagtagaTGCCCGACCTGTGCAATACCCTAATGAGAACAGGGTTCAGTGCTACACAATTATGCActaaaatggatgaatgaagGAAATATTAGAAGTAACATTAAGAGTATTGGGAACATAGACTAAAACCATTGTTAAACCAGTAGGGAATGCCTATTTTACCCCAGTCAACTGCTTTACAAATGATGCTGGAAAAAGAGGTCAAGATTTATCatctggagagagaaagagaagtgaaAATCAGATGGGTGGGCGGGGCTTTACTGCAAACGACATCATTCTTGGTTATTCTGCATATTAAGAAGGCCTGTTGTTAAATAATCACCATCTGAAGTActtgtctcatttttttctgctcaatATTGCTAAAGGACTATTTCTTGACTACCTCTGCTGATTCCTATGCTTTAGcttttcaaaatacttttgtcACTTTCCTACTCTGACTTGACTTTTTCAGCTCTCTGAGCCATAAATGGATGTTCAAGTAAATGAACGTGTAGGGAGCAAGTTTATAAAATTGCCATTGTTTAAGAATGAAGAACTTGTCTTATTCAGttattatcaatattttttctAACCTGAGCAACAATCACTGTTCTATCACTGAAATTTTTCAACTCGTTAATTCATGTAATCAAGATCATTTGGAACATAAGTGTAGTTACATTCTATCATAGATATCATAGATAAATGATTAAATCCATAGGTActtcacaactgaaaaaaaactgaagcaacAAGTGATATTCCTGACAAGCCAGATGCAGAACTGAAAAGCTTGCACTGTGTTTGTATAGTTCACATACGCACATAACGGAAAATATGCACCCCCTTACAGGAATACAAGAACTGTTTTGAAAAGAATTTTAAATGtggatttcattttgaaagaagaAAGTAAATGGTAGTGTTCTTCATTGAGCTTGACTCACCTGGTAAAACATTTGGTCCCtgattatatatgtatatgtattattattataattattattattattattaatagtagtagtagtagtagtcatagTGATAGTGatagaagtagtagtagtcaCAGTAGTTCTATTAAAACACTCAATTAATTGATAAACATTAAATTTTACTGTTAAGTTATGTTATTACAGTTtctaaaaatgaatgaacaacaTCCATGCTTCAATTCTACAGTGCAGACACCTAATTCAAATCTGAGGACCATGGATAACTCCTCTGAGATCACCTTCTTCATTTTGGCTGTGTACGAGGGTGTAGGAAACATGAGATATTTCTATTTCagcattttgcttgttttgaatgTTACAATTATTCTGGCAAATGTATTGCTTATTGTAGTAATCTTTGTGGACCGGAGTCTGCATGAAccaatgtatgtttttctgtgtaatttatttgtgaatgaattGTATGGAAGCACTGCATTACTTCCTGGAGTGTTACTTAATCTTTTGTCAGATACTCAtgaagtctccagtgcttgctgttttttgcaaatattttgcGTGTATACATATGCATCTATTGAATTGTGTAATTTAGCTGCTATGGCTTATGACAGGTATTTGTCCATCTGTCATCCACTACATTACAGCAATATAATGACTGCTTGCAAAGTGTATACATTAATTGTGTTCATCTGggtttattcatttgtaaaattttCAATTAATCTCTCATTAACTTTGCAGGTACCATTGTGTGGAAATATCATATATAAAGTGGGTTGTGACAACTTCTCTTTGATCAAACTAGGCTGCACAACCAGTATGTTGAACAACATTTATGAGCTTTGTGGCACAGTTGTGACCATTGCTGTCCCATTGATTcccattttatattcatatgcAAAAATTATCAGAATCTGTTACAAGTCTTCCAAAGAAGCTCAGAAGAAAGCTTTAAACACCTGTACTCCCCACTTAATATCACTCATGAACTTCTcgttttgcagtttttttgaaATTGTCCAAAACCGATTTGATTTGACTTATGTTCCCTCAGTCATGCGTATAACATTATCAGTGTACTTTTTGATATGTACTCCACTGTTTAATCCAATTATGTACGGAGTAAAGATAACAAAAATAAGGAAAGCGGTTCACAAAATGTTATTTGCTAAAACCATTTTTCCACAGTTTgaatttgctaaataaacaCAGTTTGTGATTTTAGGCCTATGATCTGTCAGTCATTGTTCTTTGATTGTAACCATGTGACTACTGATATACTGAAGTTGACATATGTTGCaatgtgaaatgcttctttACAAAGAAACCAAATTGGTTGGAAGAAAAGAACTGaacatttaaacatataaaatttaatgtaattaatatgtACGTTCAGCAGTAGAAGaattaacatttcattatatCTTCTGGTCATGTGCACATTTGACTAGATGTGTCCCATACTAGTTACCCACGGATCTTGCCTTTGACCTTTTTGCTTATAGTTGTAGGTAGTTTACTTGAATGCAAACAGAGTTTTTAGGTGAAGGATATTTAGGTGCTTGGTGTTTTGCAAGCATGACCAGCCCGGCTGACTGACAAAGCACGCACGtgcgtgtgcacacagacacacacacacacactcatacagcaTATAACATAATGAAAGAGGTGGAGCCAGGAAGAAACTTAATCTGTTAGCTCCCAGTAGCCCAGTAGAGGTTCATTTCTCCCATTAATGCATGATTGCTTATACAAAACAGGAAATTTACCTTATTTAGGATTATTTGAAATtgtacacattatttatttattttttatgatgatgatgggaACACTAATAGTACTGTGTTGTAATAATTTTACAATATCATATTGAATATTATAAGAAATGTGTAGGCAATGTTTATTTCCTATTGTTCAAACCCATTAATGCTTGttcaacataaaacaatatacTCATCATGAGTCTTTTGGTCATTGAAACAATGGAACCTGTGTGTTATATTGTTAAACACCATGTAGTCAGTTAAATCACTTAACGAGCTTGGCAggtttatatgaaaatatgataGCTTGCTTCGACTACAGTTGGCAGTACTTCACATTTGGTAGGTGGCataatattacacattacatattcagttagctagttagctgtatattaatgaattaatgacaTTTAGCTGGATAGCTACATATTAGTTGCTAGCGCCTTACATCCatttaaagcagtgtttctcaaccctcacctggagggccccctgccctgcatgttttacatctctccctgctccatcacagctgattcaaatgatcaacttgttatgaactcctgaagctgcttaataactgatcatttgaatcagctgtggtgGACCAGTGTTGTGGTAGAGCATGAGGCTATAATTTGCTGCCAATGTGGAAAGAACATCATAGTTAGAGGAGGTAATATATCCAACCTACCTTTCCACCTTAATGAGTGTCATCCCCCAAGTTATAACAGTATAAtacaaataagtaaaacattacatttgctaaCTTGCAAGTGAGATACAATGTTGAAAATAGCTTAGTGCAAATTTATACCACAGTTAATGTAAACattactgaatattttcaatatCAGAGTCTGACTGGCTCAtaagtagctcagtggttaagatGCTTGTCCTGAAAACAAACTGAGCCTCAGGACTGGGGTTTAATCTCAGTGGTGCCACTAGCTGACATCTAGGTAGTGTAAAATTCAGGCAATGGAATGAACCCTAAAATGGTCAACACatacaactttaaaaaaaaaaaaatatagaagatatatacatatagaagatgatattgtgatatattgatAAGAGTGATAGATTTTGGTATTATCATACCatgaaaattttgtttcacCCCTGGTGGTTACTCAACCAAGATAGCTAACAAACCATCAATAGCTCAGTGGCTGTAGTAAGTGGAAGTGATTTTTGATGAGCAAGAAATAGCAGAAGTTAGGTAGCTTGCAAATAAAAGCTTAAAC comes from Megalops cyprinoides isolate fMegCyp1 chromosome 3, fMegCyp1.pri, whole genome shotgun sequence and encodes:
- the LOC118774173 gene encoding olfactory receptor 142-like; the protein is MDNSSEITFFILAAYEDVGNWKYFYFSILLFLNVTIILANVLLIVVISVDRSLHEPMYVFLCNLFVNELYGSTALLPALLLNLLSDTHEVSSACCFLQMFCVYTYASVEMCNLAAMAYDRYLSICYPLHYSDIMTSCKMHSIIVFIWVYSFAKLSVTLVLTLQLPLCGNIIHKVGCDNFSLIRLACTDTTLNNIFGLCSTVVIIAVPLIFILYSYAKIVRICYNSSKEAQKKALNTCTPHLISLMNFSVCSFFEIVQNRFDMTYVPSVIRITLSVYFLLCPPLFNPIMYGIKITKIKQAVKKRLFPKSIFPQLEYSK
- the LOC118774174 gene encoding olfactory receptor 10A6-like, with protein sequence MDNSSEITFFILAVYEGVGNMRYFYFSILLVLNVTIILANVLLIVVIFVDRSLHEPMYVFLCNLFVNELYGSTALLPGVLLNLLSDTHEVSSACCFLQIFCVYTYASIELCNLAAMAYDRYLSICHPLHYSNIMTACKVYTLIVFIWVYSFVKFSINLSLTLQVPLCGNIIYKVGCDNFSLIKLGCTTSMLNNIYELCGTVVTIAVPLIPILYSYAKIIRICYKSSKEAQKKALNTCTPHLISLMNFSFCSFFEIVQNRFDLTYVPSVMRITLSVYFLICTPLFNPIMYGVKITKIRKAVHKMLFAKTIFPQFEFAK
- the LOC118774172 gene encoding olfactory receptor 142-like, encoding MDNSSKITFFILTVYEDVGNIKYFYFSILLVLKFSIYMTNSLLIVVIFTNQRLHEPMYVFLCNLFVNELYGSTALLPALLLNLLSDTHEVSSACCFLQIFCLYTYASVEFCNLAAMAYDRYLSICYPLHYRNIMTACKVYTLIVFIWVYSFVKFSITLSLNLQLPLCGNTIHKVGCDNFSLIRLACTDTTLNNIYGLCSTVVTIAVPLTPILYSYAKIIRICYNSSKEAQRKALNTCTPHLISLMNFSIGSFFEVVQNRFDLTYVPSVIRITLSVYFLLCPPLFNPIMYGIKITKIRQAVQKWFSAKSIVPQLEYSK